One Hordeum vulgare subsp. vulgare chromosome 4H, MorexV3_pseudomolecules_assembly, whole genome shotgun sequence DNA window includes the following coding sequences:
- the LOC123448625 gene encoding ATP-dependent Clp protease proteolytic subunit-related protein 3, chloroplastic, producing the protein MASSFLSLRLPTPSPPTATSSPFFPNPLARSGRCSPPSSTLVARVAGSAAGAPSPLFNPRGDPFLSTLAAASPEQLAAAAGGERRGEDHLPFLEIFQNAKLMSSPAQVERSSSSYSQHSPRRPPPDLPSLLLHGRIVYIGMPLVPAVTELIVAQLMYLDWMNSSEPAYIYINSTGTARDDGEPVGMETEGFAIYDAMMRMKTEVHTLCIGAAAGHACLVLAAGKKGKRYMFPHAKALIQQPRIPSYGMMQASDVVIRAKEVVHNRNTLVKLLARHTGNPPEKIDKVMRGPFYMDSLKAKEFGVIDKILWRGQEKYMSDMLSPEDWDKVAGVRGPGGM; encoded by the exons AtggcctcctccttcctttccctaCGCCTCCCTACCCCTTCCCCGCCCACCGCGACGTCGTCCCCATTCTTCCCGAATCCCCTAGCCCGGTCCGGAAGGTGCAGTCCGCCGTCATCTACCCTCGTGGCGCGTGTTGCTGGGTCGGCGGCGGGGGCTCCGTCGCCGTTGTTCAACCCGAGGGGCGACCCGTTCCTATCCACGCTAGCCGCTGCTTCTCCAGAGCAGCTCGCAGCAGCTGCGGGTGGCGAGCGCCGCGGAGAGGACCACCTGCCGTTCCTCGAGATCTTCCAGAACGCCAAGCTGATGTCTTCGCCCGCGCAG GTGGAACGTTCTAGCAGCTCTTACAGTCAGCACAGTCCTAGAAGGCCTCCTCCGGATTTGCCATCATTGCTTCTACATGGCCGGATTGTTTATATTGGCATGCCG TTGGTGCCAGCAGTTACCGAGCTTATCGTTGCCCAGTTGATGTACCTTGATTGGATGAATAGTAGTGAGCCTGCATATATATACATCAACTCAACAGGAACGGCTCGTGATGATGGTGAACCA GTTGGAATGGAGACAGAAGGTTTTGCTATCTATGATGCCATGATGCGGATGAAAACTGAG GTTCACACACTCTGTATAGGAGCTGCAGCAGGTCATGCCTGCCTTGTCCTTGCAGCAGGGAAGAAAGGCAAACGATATATGTTTCCCCATGCCAAAG CTTTGATTCAGCAACCTCGTATTCCTTCATATGGGATGATGCAAGCCTCTGATGTTGTTATTCGTGCGAAAGAG GTCGTGCACAACAGGAACACCTTGGTCAAACTTTTAGCAAGGCACACTGGAAAT CCACCGGAGAAAATAGACAAGGTGATGAGAGGACCGTTTTATATGGACTCTTTGAAAGCCAAGGAGTTTGGGGTAATTGACAAG ATCCTTTGGCGCGGTCAGGAGAAGTACATGTCGGACATGCTCTCCCCTGAGGATTGGGACAAGGTTGCTGGAGTCCGAGGCCCCGGTGGAATGT